The sequence TTGAGCATTTCAATCTCAATAGCTTAACTGACAAACAACGTGACCACTTAGCCAATCATTTTGTTCAGCGTAGACGGGCAGATGTCAAGCTTTGGCTAGGGAATGAAACTCCTTTTCCCGAACGAGAGTCAAGCGAGGAGTCATATAAGTTATCGAAAGAGTACAAAGAACTATTTGATGAAGTCTATGATTTTGCCCGTGGTCTAGTGAAAACGACTACGGCGGACATGAGTCATGCTCAACGTCGGGGAAGATACTGGTCGGCTTTGGCTTTGATCCGTTGTGTCATGTCTTCACCTGCGGCTGCGATCGCTACATTAAATCGCCAAGTTAGTAAATCAGGCGAACGCTTAGTCGCTGATTTAGACGAAGATTTGATGAGTTCTTATGTCCACGATCCCACAGAACAGGAACAAGCCGTTGATGCTTCGCCAACTTTGGTCATAGAACAGGGACAGCAAAGTTATAAAGACGCGGACAAACGTAAACTTAAAGCTTTTGTGCAAGCAGCAGAGAAGTTACAAGGTGGCAAAGACCAAAAGCTGCAATCGTGCATTGCTACAGTAGAATCTCTGCTCAAAGACCAGATGAACCCGATTGTCTGGTGTCGCTATATTGCTACGGCAAACTATGTAGCTGATGCTCTCAGGCAGAAATTGGAGAAAAAAGGTAGTCAGATCCGCGTAATTGCGATTACTGGAGAACTTTCTGAGGATGAGCGAGAAACTCGACTAGAAGAGTTAAAATATTATCCCCAAAGAGTGCTAGTTGCTACAGACTGTTTGAGTGAAGGGGTAAACCTGCAAACGCACTTCAGTGCAGTAATTCACTACGATTTACCTTGGAATCCTAACCGGTTAGAACAGCGCGAAGGACGTATCGACCGCTACGGCCAAATAGCAACTAAGGTGAAAGCCTGCTTGCTTTATGGTCGAGATAATCCTGTTGATGGTGCAGTTCTGGATGTTCTGATTCGCAAAGCTGTGCAGATTCACAAGTCTTTAGGGATTACTGTTCCCGTACCAATGGAAAGTACTACTGTAGCGGAAGCAGTATTTAAATCCCTTTTTGAACGTACTACTGAGGTTATTCAATTATCGCTGTTTGAGTTTCAAGAAGAATCTGCGGTTGATAAAGTTCATAAGAATTGGGACAAGGCAGTAGAACGCGAAAAAACCAATCGGACTCGCTTTGCTCAACGTGCCATTAAGCCTGAGCAAGTAGAACAGGAATTAATTGACTCTGACCAAATTTTAGGGAATGAGCAGGATGTAGAGCGGTTTGTCTTATCGGCTTGCGATCGCATATCTTGTTCTTTAATTAAGAAAAAGCAGGGATGGTTACTTTCCCAACCACCGGATTTTCTTAAGTCAACTTTAGGGGATAAGTCGCGTTTACTCTCTTTTTCCACCCCAACACCAGAGGGCGTGGAATACGTAGGACGAAATCACCCTTTAGTAGAAGGCTTGGCACGGTACATCCTAGAAGATGCACTTTCCCATACAAATGAACCGATCGCAGCACGATGCGGCTTTACTACAACTAATGCGGTACAAAAGCGCACAACTTTGCTGTTGGTAAGGTTACGGCATTTGTTAGATAGTTCTAAACGTAGTATAGAAACACGGAATACCACATCTCTATTAGCGGAAGAATGCGCGGTTATTGGCTTTACAGGTTCGCCCTCTAGCCCTAGCTGGTTATCGCAGTTGGAAGCAACATCATTACTGCAACAAGCGAAGCCAGTCAGTGATGTTACTAAAGCTATGAAGCAGATAGAAATTGGTGACTTACTCCAAAGGTTAGAAGAACTCCAGCCAGATTTGGAAAAGTTTGCCAGAGAAAGAGCAGAAGAACTTTTACAAAGCCATAGACGCGTCAGAACAATGACCCAAGAAGGTCGAATTCGCGTCACTCCACAATTGCCGATGGATGTTCTCGGCATTTTCATCCTCCAACCCGGACGTAAGTAAAAGGCTGGTAGTCTTGCAACTGCGCTGCTACCAGCTATTAATTTTTTATTTTTAATTCTCCAGAT comes from Nostoc sp. 'Lobaria pulmonaria (5183) cyanobiont' and encodes:
- a CDS encoding helicase-related protein, giving the protein MAQTMNHSPGSIVTCRSRQWVILPSENQDVIRLRPLSGNEDEIAGIYQKLLEEELEKIESATFPLPQATSVQDHAAALLLMDAARLLLRSGAGPFRCLGRLSLRPRPYQLVPLLMALKLETVKLLVADDVGIGKTIEAGLIARELLDRGEVKRIAVLCPPHLCDQWQQELSEKFHIDAVVVRSGTASKLERNIPNNDSVFSYYRHLIVSLDYAKADRRRASFITHCPDLVIVDEAHTCARPNKTTTSQQQRHQLITEIAQKQEQHLLLLTATPHSGIEESFLSLLGLLKPEFEHFNLNSLTDKQRDHLANHFVQRRRADVKLWLGNETPFPERESSEESYKLSKEYKELFDEVYDFARGLVKTTTADMSHAQRRGRYWSALALIRCVMSSPAAAIATLNRQVSKSGERLVADLDEDLMSSYVHDPTEQEQAVDASPTLVIEQGQQSYKDADKRKLKAFVQAAEKLQGGKDQKLQSCIATVESLLKDQMNPIVWCRYIATANYVADALRQKLEKKGSQIRVIAITGELSEDERETRLEELKYYPQRVLVATDCLSEGVNLQTHFSAVIHYDLPWNPNRLEQREGRIDRYGQIATKVKACLLYGRDNPVDGAVLDVLIRKAVQIHKSLGITVPVPMESTTVAEAVFKSLFERTTEVIQLSLFEFQEESAVDKVHKNWDKAVEREKTNRTRFAQRAIKPEQVEQELIDSDQILGNEQDVERFVLSACDRISCSLIKKKQGWLLSQPPDFLKSTLGDKSRLLSFSTPTPEGVEYVGRNHPLVEGLARYILEDALSHTNEPIAARCGFTTTNAVQKRTTLLLVRLRHLLDSSKRSIETRNTTSLLAEECAVIGFTGSPSSPSWLSQLEATSLLQQAKPVSDVTKAMKQIEIGDLLQRLEELQPDLEKFARERAEELLQSHRRVRTMTQEGRIRVTPQLPMDVLGIFILQPGRK